The Dunckerocampus dactyliophorus isolate RoL2022-P2 chromosome 16, RoL_Ddac_1.1, whole genome shotgun sequence genome includes a window with the following:
- the uspl1 gene encoding SUMO-specific isopeptidase USPL1 isoform X1 — protein MVILLEWQRADLGRSGGIPMTGDSEDAGLGALASPLAGYLGKVQERAASLDSCPWCASKGLRSTLHSYRINLHESITLCTNPQCLFPLVSRPLEDVLASLVPAQSAAESRRKKASTLEEEEEEEVEAKCLLSNDLPGSDPPRVTDVNNAKSGTPNVIANGHREAAMTHYEQENQPCIEFPPGSKSSRHEDGVPNQTSFCDAHSESSDSSAAMSGLLKGPSEEEPLSPRPDMMLAKEMNTPNMDIHTLHTPQNSLAAETDQDAMSGAGGDAVDLVSSPEHLFWRNSHNLCWLDVLLVVLVHSHSLRRCKAQQEPQQAAIWQLMSGYDDACAALRACQQIGSNGSTRVPRDALQHANDHLQSLRTSIFALLQPLLRCKLGEGQRESPVFAMPLLLARDSWAERLFQTTFYWEFECAECHTVTREKITKTLATFTNILPDWHPLHATHLAPCNVCRAKNQRRSMTLESVAPVLALHFVEGLPHSDVAMLAFTFKGRRHAVTAVVQYDQRAKHFVSWTCRSDGSWLEFDDLKHPHSVVHPELPVPAQEIHIVFWEAEEDSGPRVCSPSSTLSQPPPTRSMLDCSANGEASDQLDFVSALADDSITAMDTTIAAAGMDTFEGLSSDDIITLTLMEIKEESETDPPVMDLSDFPDAMPDSSSLLPVAAPESVARESPPSPSSAESNDDLTKDPNFEPACKTAPRRSKRIIKQQAKKSSRTKAPPPASLPSQEADTTRQEDAQSEQTTSPVSSTDTTLPPLRQEAHWSYLLSKYHVGQTNKLRPTRAPNTVSQVKPAPPNPSSPIPIKKPQVPAPVFQKPQLRMEDRGGLPLKAAERFGAFGVQSQAPTVSPALPCSSSVAALAMKTLPDVSLLKKHGSPSKLLAGLSDTEALRYKLLKKLKAKKKKLAKINQLLGQQGGAQLHPDSTHLGSPVTVTSSTYDSSNCNSILSDLLSPAPTPSDLSPDSSGFLDMLTSRQDGAGTASSQILEVAPNAENFLEEFMTTSGAEQAMETEALSALELFF, from the exons ATGGTGATATTGCTTGAATGGCAGCGGGCAGACCTCGGGAGAAGCGGCGGGATTCCAATGACTGGTGACTCAGAAGACGCTGGTTTGGGGGCTCTGGCCTCTCCACTGGCGGGGTATTTGGGAAAA gttcaAGAGAGAGCGGCATCTCTCGACAGTTGTCCATGGTGCGCGTCCAAAGGCCTGAGGTCAACTCTGCACTCGTACCGCATCAACCTGCACGAGTCCATCACGCTGTGCACCAACCCTCAG TGCCTCTTCCCTCTGGTCAGTCGCCCCCTGGAGGATGTTTTGGCCAGCTTGGTTCCAGCACAGTCAGCAGCTGAGAGCAGGAGGAAGAAGGCCTCTACcctggaagaagaagaggaggaggaggtcgaAGCCAAGTGTCTGCTCTCTAATGACCTCCCTGGTTCTGATCCGCCAAGAGTGACAGACGTCAACAATGCAAAGAGCGGCACTCCGAATGTGATTGCTAACGGCCATCGTGAGGCGGCCATGACACATTACGAACAGGAGAATCAACCCTGCATTGAGTTCCCACCTGGATCGAAGTCGAGCCGGCACGAGGATGGTGTTCCGAATCAGACGTCATTTTGTGACGCTCATTCAGAGAGTTCTGATTCTTCTGCAGCCATGAGTGGACTCCTGAAGGGTCCATCAGAGGAAGAACCACTCTCTCCTCGTCCTGACATGATGCTGGCTAAAGAAATGAACACGCCAAACATGGACATCCACACTTTGCACACTCCACAGAACTCCCTGGCAGCAGAGACGGACCAGGATGCAATGTCGGGAGCAGGAGGAGACGCAGTGGACCTGGTGTCCAGCCCCGAGCATCTCTTCTGGAGGAACAGTCACAACTTGTGCTGGCTGGATGTCCTGCTGGTGGTTCTGGTGCACTCTCACAGCCTGAGGAGGTGTAAAGCCCAACAGGAGCCTCAGCAAGCGGCCATCTGGCAGCTGATGAGCGGCTACGACGACGCCTGCGCTGCCCTCCGTGCTTGCCAGCAGATAGGAAGTA ACGGCAGCACGAGGGTGCCCCGTGACGCACTACAACACGCCAACGACCACCTGCAGAGCCTCAGAACGTCAATCTTCGCTTTGCTGCAACCTCTGTTGCGCTGCAAACTTGGTGAGG GTCAGAGGGAGAGTCCCGTCTTTGCCATGCCTCTATTGCTGGCAAGGGACTCATGGGCGGAGCGTCTTTTCCAGACCACCTTCTACTGGGAGTTTGAGTGTGCGGAATGCCACACAGTCACCAGAGAAAA AATCACAAAAACACTTGCCACTTTCACCAACATCCTGCCTGACTGGCACCCGCTCCACGCCACTCACTTGGCGCCGTGCAACGTGTGCCGTGCCAAGAATCAGAGGAGGAGCATGACACTGGAGAG TGTGGCTCCAGTGTTGGCGCTGCACTTTGTCGAGGGGCTCCCCCACAGTGACGTTGCCATGCTGGCCTTCACCTTCAAGGGGCGCAGGCACGCGGTCACGGCGGTGGTCCAGTACGACCAGCGCGCCAAGCACTTTGTCTCATGGACGTGCAGGAGTGATG GATCCTGGCTGGAGTTCGACGACTTGAAACATCCGCACAGCGTGGTCCATCCAGAACTCCCTGTTCCCGCTCAGGAGATTCACATTGTCTTCTGGGAGGCAGAGGAAGACTCCGGGCCTCGTGTGTGTTCTCCTTCCAGCACGTTGTCACAGCCCCCCCCAACCAGGAGCATGCTGGACTGCAGTGCGAATGGAGAGGCGTCGGATCAGTTGGACTTTGTGTCCGCACTCGCTGATGACAGCATCACCGCCATGGACACTACAATTGCGGCCGCGGGTATGGACACCTTTGAGGGGCTGTccagtgatgacatcatcactcTCACACTGATGGAGATCAAAGAGGAGTCAGAGACGGATCCTCCAGTTATGGACTTGAGTGACTTTCCCGACGCCATGCCAGATAGCTCCTCCCTCTTACCGGTTGCAGCGCCTGAAAGCGTGGCTCGGGAGAGCCCCCCCAGCCCCAGCTCGGCCGAGTCCAATGACGACTTGACTAAAGATCCAAACTTTGAGCCGGCTTGCAAGACAGCTCCGAGAAGAAGCAAAAGAATCATCAAACAACAAGCTAAGAAGTCATCCAGAACGAAAGCACCGCCTCCTGCTTCTCTGCCTTCGCAGGAAGCGGACACCACCCGTCAAGAGGACGCTCAAAGTGAACAGACGACCTCACCTGTCTCCTCCACTGACACCACACTGCCACCTTTGCGCCAGGAAGCTCACTGGTCCTACCTGCTCAGCAAATATCATGTCGGTCAAACTAACAAGCTCCGCCCCACTAGAGCCCCTAATACTGTCAGCCAAGTCAAGCCTGCCCCTCCCAATCCTTCCTCTCCCATCCCAATAAAGAAACCTCAGGTTCCTGCACCAGTCTTTCAGAAACCTCAGCTGCGCATGGAGGACAGGGGTGGCCTCCCGCTGAAGGCTGCCGAGAGGTTTGGAGCGTTTGGTGTGCAGAGCCAAGCTCCAACAGTCTCACCTGCGCTTCCTTGCAGCTCGTCAGTGGCTGCGCTGGCGATGAAGACCCTCCCTGATGTTTCACTCTTGAAGAAACACGGCAGCCCCTCAAAGCTTCTCGCAGGCCTCAGCGACACGGAGGCGCTGCGCTACAAGCTCCTCAAGAAGCTGAAGGCCAAGAAGAAAAAGCTGGCCAAGATCAACCAGCTGCTTGGTCAACAGGGCGGCGCCCAGCTCCATCCCGACAGCACCCACCTAGGCTCACCTGTCACAGTCACCTCCAGCACGTACGACAGCTCCAACTGCAACAGCATCCTCTCCGACCTCCTCTCGCCCGCCCCCACGCCCAGTGACCTGTCTCCCGACAGCTCGGGCTTCCTCGACATGCTCACCAGCCGCCAAGATGGTGCCGGCACGGCCTCCTCGCAGATCCTCGAAGTGGCGCCGAATGCGGAGAACTTCCTGGAAGAGTTTATGACGACGTCTGGGGCTGAGCAAGCCATGGAGACGGAGGCGCTTAGCGCACTGGAGCTTTTCTTTTAA
- the uspl1 gene encoding SUMO-specific isopeptidase USPL1 isoform X2 has product MVILLEWQRADLGRSGGIPMTGDSEDAGLGALASPLAGYLGKVQERAASLDSCPWCASKGLRSTLHSYRINLHESITLCTNPQCLFPLVSRPLEDVLASLVPAQSAAESRRKKASTLEEEEEEEVEAKCLLSNDLPGSDPPRVTDVNNAKSGTPNVIANGHREAAMTHYEQENQPCIEFPPGSKSSRHEDGVPNQTSFCDAHSESSDSSAAMSGLLKGPSEEEPLSPRPDMMLAKEMNTPNMDIHTLHTPQNSLAAETDQDAMSGAGGDAVDLVSSPEHLFWRNSHNLCWLDVLLVVLVHSHSLRRCKAQQEPQQAAIWQLMSGYDDACAALRACQQIGSNGSTRVPRDALQHANDHLQSLRTSIFALLQPLLRCKLGQRESPVFAMPLLLARDSWAERLFQTTFYWEFECAECHTVTREKITKTLATFTNILPDWHPLHATHLAPCNVCRAKNQRRSMTLESVAPVLALHFVEGLPHSDVAMLAFTFKGRRHAVTAVVQYDQRAKHFVSWTCRSDGSWLEFDDLKHPHSVVHPELPVPAQEIHIVFWEAEEDSGPRVCSPSSTLSQPPPTRSMLDCSANGEASDQLDFVSALADDSITAMDTTIAAAGMDTFEGLSSDDIITLTLMEIKEESETDPPVMDLSDFPDAMPDSSSLLPVAAPESVARESPPSPSSAESNDDLTKDPNFEPACKTAPRRSKRIIKQQAKKSSRTKAPPPASLPSQEADTTRQEDAQSEQTTSPVSSTDTTLPPLRQEAHWSYLLSKYHVGQTNKLRPTRAPNTVSQVKPAPPNPSSPIPIKKPQVPAPVFQKPQLRMEDRGGLPLKAAERFGAFGVQSQAPTVSPALPCSSSVAALAMKTLPDVSLLKKHGSPSKLLAGLSDTEALRYKLLKKLKAKKKKLAKINQLLGQQGGAQLHPDSTHLGSPVTVTSSTYDSSNCNSILSDLLSPAPTPSDLSPDSSGFLDMLTSRQDGAGTASSQILEVAPNAENFLEEFMTTSGAEQAMETEALSALELFF; this is encoded by the exons ATGGTGATATTGCTTGAATGGCAGCGGGCAGACCTCGGGAGAAGCGGCGGGATTCCAATGACTGGTGACTCAGAAGACGCTGGTTTGGGGGCTCTGGCCTCTCCACTGGCGGGGTATTTGGGAAAA gttcaAGAGAGAGCGGCATCTCTCGACAGTTGTCCATGGTGCGCGTCCAAAGGCCTGAGGTCAACTCTGCACTCGTACCGCATCAACCTGCACGAGTCCATCACGCTGTGCACCAACCCTCAG TGCCTCTTCCCTCTGGTCAGTCGCCCCCTGGAGGATGTTTTGGCCAGCTTGGTTCCAGCACAGTCAGCAGCTGAGAGCAGGAGGAAGAAGGCCTCTACcctggaagaagaagaggaggaggaggtcgaAGCCAAGTGTCTGCTCTCTAATGACCTCCCTGGTTCTGATCCGCCAAGAGTGACAGACGTCAACAATGCAAAGAGCGGCACTCCGAATGTGATTGCTAACGGCCATCGTGAGGCGGCCATGACACATTACGAACAGGAGAATCAACCCTGCATTGAGTTCCCACCTGGATCGAAGTCGAGCCGGCACGAGGATGGTGTTCCGAATCAGACGTCATTTTGTGACGCTCATTCAGAGAGTTCTGATTCTTCTGCAGCCATGAGTGGACTCCTGAAGGGTCCATCAGAGGAAGAACCACTCTCTCCTCGTCCTGACATGATGCTGGCTAAAGAAATGAACACGCCAAACATGGACATCCACACTTTGCACACTCCACAGAACTCCCTGGCAGCAGAGACGGACCAGGATGCAATGTCGGGAGCAGGAGGAGACGCAGTGGACCTGGTGTCCAGCCCCGAGCATCTCTTCTGGAGGAACAGTCACAACTTGTGCTGGCTGGATGTCCTGCTGGTGGTTCTGGTGCACTCTCACAGCCTGAGGAGGTGTAAAGCCCAACAGGAGCCTCAGCAAGCGGCCATCTGGCAGCTGATGAGCGGCTACGACGACGCCTGCGCTGCCCTCCGTGCTTGCCAGCAGATAGGAAGTA ACGGCAGCACGAGGGTGCCCCGTGACGCACTACAACACGCCAACGACCACCTGCAGAGCCTCAGAACGTCAATCTTCGCTTTGCTGCAACCTCTGTTGCGCTGCAAACTTG GTCAGAGGGAGAGTCCCGTCTTTGCCATGCCTCTATTGCTGGCAAGGGACTCATGGGCGGAGCGTCTTTTCCAGACCACCTTCTACTGGGAGTTTGAGTGTGCGGAATGCCACACAGTCACCAGAGAAAA AATCACAAAAACACTTGCCACTTTCACCAACATCCTGCCTGACTGGCACCCGCTCCACGCCACTCACTTGGCGCCGTGCAACGTGTGCCGTGCCAAGAATCAGAGGAGGAGCATGACACTGGAGAG TGTGGCTCCAGTGTTGGCGCTGCACTTTGTCGAGGGGCTCCCCCACAGTGACGTTGCCATGCTGGCCTTCACCTTCAAGGGGCGCAGGCACGCGGTCACGGCGGTGGTCCAGTACGACCAGCGCGCCAAGCACTTTGTCTCATGGACGTGCAGGAGTGATG GATCCTGGCTGGAGTTCGACGACTTGAAACATCCGCACAGCGTGGTCCATCCAGAACTCCCTGTTCCCGCTCAGGAGATTCACATTGTCTTCTGGGAGGCAGAGGAAGACTCCGGGCCTCGTGTGTGTTCTCCTTCCAGCACGTTGTCACAGCCCCCCCCAACCAGGAGCATGCTGGACTGCAGTGCGAATGGAGAGGCGTCGGATCAGTTGGACTTTGTGTCCGCACTCGCTGATGACAGCATCACCGCCATGGACACTACAATTGCGGCCGCGGGTATGGACACCTTTGAGGGGCTGTccagtgatgacatcatcactcTCACACTGATGGAGATCAAAGAGGAGTCAGAGACGGATCCTCCAGTTATGGACTTGAGTGACTTTCCCGACGCCATGCCAGATAGCTCCTCCCTCTTACCGGTTGCAGCGCCTGAAAGCGTGGCTCGGGAGAGCCCCCCCAGCCCCAGCTCGGCCGAGTCCAATGACGACTTGACTAAAGATCCAAACTTTGAGCCGGCTTGCAAGACAGCTCCGAGAAGAAGCAAAAGAATCATCAAACAACAAGCTAAGAAGTCATCCAGAACGAAAGCACCGCCTCCTGCTTCTCTGCCTTCGCAGGAAGCGGACACCACCCGTCAAGAGGACGCTCAAAGTGAACAGACGACCTCACCTGTCTCCTCCACTGACACCACACTGCCACCTTTGCGCCAGGAAGCTCACTGGTCCTACCTGCTCAGCAAATATCATGTCGGTCAAACTAACAAGCTCCGCCCCACTAGAGCCCCTAATACTGTCAGCCAAGTCAAGCCTGCCCCTCCCAATCCTTCCTCTCCCATCCCAATAAAGAAACCTCAGGTTCCTGCACCAGTCTTTCAGAAACCTCAGCTGCGCATGGAGGACAGGGGTGGCCTCCCGCTGAAGGCTGCCGAGAGGTTTGGAGCGTTTGGTGTGCAGAGCCAAGCTCCAACAGTCTCACCTGCGCTTCCTTGCAGCTCGTCAGTGGCTGCGCTGGCGATGAAGACCCTCCCTGATGTTTCACTCTTGAAGAAACACGGCAGCCCCTCAAAGCTTCTCGCAGGCCTCAGCGACACGGAGGCGCTGCGCTACAAGCTCCTCAAGAAGCTGAAGGCCAAGAAGAAAAAGCTGGCCAAGATCAACCAGCTGCTTGGTCAACAGGGCGGCGCCCAGCTCCATCCCGACAGCACCCACCTAGGCTCACCTGTCACAGTCACCTCCAGCACGTACGACAGCTCCAACTGCAACAGCATCCTCTCCGACCTCCTCTCGCCCGCCCCCACGCCCAGTGACCTGTCTCCCGACAGCTCGGGCTTCCTCGACATGCTCACCAGCCGCCAAGATGGTGCCGGCACGGCCTCCTCGCAGATCCTCGAAGTGGCGCCGAATGCGGAGAACTTCCTGGAAGAGTTTATGACGACGTCTGGGGCTGAGCAAGCCATGGAGACGGAGGCGCTTAGCGCACTGGAGCTTTTCTTTTAA
- the uspl1 gene encoding SUMO-specific isopeptidase USPL1 isoform X3, with protein sequence MTHYEQENQPCIEFPPGSKSSRHEDGVPNQTSFCDAHSESSDSSAAMSGLLKGPSEEEPLSPRPDMMLAKEMNTPNMDIHTLHTPQNSLAAETDQDAMSGAGGDAVDLVSSPEHLFWRNSHNLCWLDVLLVVLVHSHSLRRCKAQQEPQQAAIWQLMSGYDDACAALRACQQIGSNGSTRVPRDALQHANDHLQSLRTSIFALLQPLLRCKLGEGQRESPVFAMPLLLARDSWAERLFQTTFYWEFECAECHTVTREKITKTLATFTNILPDWHPLHATHLAPCNVCRAKNQRRSMTLESVAPVLALHFVEGLPHSDVAMLAFTFKGRRHAVTAVVQYDQRAKHFVSWTCRSDGSWLEFDDLKHPHSVVHPELPVPAQEIHIVFWEAEEDSGPRVCSPSSTLSQPPPTRSMLDCSANGEASDQLDFVSALADDSITAMDTTIAAAGMDTFEGLSSDDIITLTLMEIKEESETDPPVMDLSDFPDAMPDSSSLLPVAAPESVARESPPSPSSAESNDDLTKDPNFEPACKTAPRRSKRIIKQQAKKSSRTKAPPPASLPSQEADTTRQEDAQSEQTTSPVSSTDTTLPPLRQEAHWSYLLSKYHVGQTNKLRPTRAPNTVSQVKPAPPNPSSPIPIKKPQVPAPVFQKPQLRMEDRGGLPLKAAERFGAFGVQSQAPTVSPALPCSSSVAALAMKTLPDVSLLKKHGSPSKLLAGLSDTEALRYKLLKKLKAKKKKLAKINQLLGQQGGAQLHPDSTHLGSPVTVTSSTYDSSNCNSILSDLLSPAPTPSDLSPDSSGFLDMLTSRQDGAGTASSQILEVAPNAENFLEEFMTTSGAEQAMETEALSALELFF encoded by the exons ATGACACATTACGAACAGGAGAATCAACCCTGCATTGAGTTCCCACCTGGATCGAAGTCGAGCCGGCACGAGGATGGTGTTCCGAATCAGACGTCATTTTGTGACGCTCATTCAGAGAGTTCTGATTCTTCTGCAGCCATGAGTGGACTCCTGAAGGGTCCATCAGAGGAAGAACCACTCTCTCCTCGTCCTGACATGATGCTGGCTAAAGAAATGAACACGCCAAACATGGACATCCACACTTTGCACACTCCACAGAACTCCCTGGCAGCAGAGACGGACCAGGATGCAATGTCGGGAGCAGGAGGAGACGCAGTGGACCTGGTGTCCAGCCCCGAGCATCTCTTCTGGAGGAACAGTCACAACTTGTGCTGGCTGGATGTCCTGCTGGTGGTTCTGGTGCACTCTCACAGCCTGAGGAGGTGTAAAGCCCAACAGGAGCCTCAGCAAGCGGCCATCTGGCAGCTGATGAGCGGCTACGACGACGCCTGCGCTGCCCTCCGTGCTTGCCAGCAGATAGGAAGTA ACGGCAGCACGAGGGTGCCCCGTGACGCACTACAACACGCCAACGACCACCTGCAGAGCCTCAGAACGTCAATCTTCGCTTTGCTGCAACCTCTGTTGCGCTGCAAACTTGGTGAGG GTCAGAGGGAGAGTCCCGTCTTTGCCATGCCTCTATTGCTGGCAAGGGACTCATGGGCGGAGCGTCTTTTCCAGACCACCTTCTACTGGGAGTTTGAGTGTGCGGAATGCCACACAGTCACCAGAGAAAA AATCACAAAAACACTTGCCACTTTCACCAACATCCTGCCTGACTGGCACCCGCTCCACGCCACTCACTTGGCGCCGTGCAACGTGTGCCGTGCCAAGAATCAGAGGAGGAGCATGACACTGGAGAG TGTGGCTCCAGTGTTGGCGCTGCACTTTGTCGAGGGGCTCCCCCACAGTGACGTTGCCATGCTGGCCTTCACCTTCAAGGGGCGCAGGCACGCGGTCACGGCGGTGGTCCAGTACGACCAGCGCGCCAAGCACTTTGTCTCATGGACGTGCAGGAGTGATG GATCCTGGCTGGAGTTCGACGACTTGAAACATCCGCACAGCGTGGTCCATCCAGAACTCCCTGTTCCCGCTCAGGAGATTCACATTGTCTTCTGGGAGGCAGAGGAAGACTCCGGGCCTCGTGTGTGTTCTCCTTCCAGCACGTTGTCACAGCCCCCCCCAACCAGGAGCATGCTGGACTGCAGTGCGAATGGAGAGGCGTCGGATCAGTTGGACTTTGTGTCCGCACTCGCTGATGACAGCATCACCGCCATGGACACTACAATTGCGGCCGCGGGTATGGACACCTTTGAGGGGCTGTccagtgatgacatcatcactcTCACACTGATGGAGATCAAAGAGGAGTCAGAGACGGATCCTCCAGTTATGGACTTGAGTGACTTTCCCGACGCCATGCCAGATAGCTCCTCCCTCTTACCGGTTGCAGCGCCTGAAAGCGTGGCTCGGGAGAGCCCCCCCAGCCCCAGCTCGGCCGAGTCCAATGACGACTTGACTAAAGATCCAAACTTTGAGCCGGCTTGCAAGACAGCTCCGAGAAGAAGCAAAAGAATCATCAAACAACAAGCTAAGAAGTCATCCAGAACGAAAGCACCGCCTCCTGCTTCTCTGCCTTCGCAGGAAGCGGACACCACCCGTCAAGAGGACGCTCAAAGTGAACAGACGACCTCACCTGTCTCCTCCACTGACACCACACTGCCACCTTTGCGCCAGGAAGCTCACTGGTCCTACCTGCTCAGCAAATATCATGTCGGTCAAACTAACAAGCTCCGCCCCACTAGAGCCCCTAATACTGTCAGCCAAGTCAAGCCTGCCCCTCCCAATCCTTCCTCTCCCATCCCAATAAAGAAACCTCAGGTTCCTGCACCAGTCTTTCAGAAACCTCAGCTGCGCATGGAGGACAGGGGTGGCCTCCCGCTGAAGGCTGCCGAGAGGTTTGGAGCGTTTGGTGTGCAGAGCCAAGCTCCAACAGTCTCACCTGCGCTTCCTTGCAGCTCGTCAGTGGCTGCGCTGGCGATGAAGACCCTCCCTGATGTTTCACTCTTGAAGAAACACGGCAGCCCCTCAAAGCTTCTCGCAGGCCTCAGCGACACGGAGGCGCTGCGCTACAAGCTCCTCAAGAAGCTGAAGGCCAAGAAGAAAAAGCTGGCCAAGATCAACCAGCTGCTTGGTCAACAGGGCGGCGCCCAGCTCCATCCCGACAGCACCCACCTAGGCTCACCTGTCACAGTCACCTCCAGCACGTACGACAGCTCCAACTGCAACAGCATCCTCTCCGACCTCCTCTCGCCCGCCCCCACGCCCAGTGACCTGTCTCCCGACAGCTCGGGCTTCCTCGACATGCTCACCAGCCGCCAAGATGGTGCCGGCACGGCCTCCTCGCAGATCCTCGAAGTGGCGCCGAATGCGGAGAACTTCCTGGAAGAGTTTATGACGACGTCTGGGGCTGAGCAAGCCATGGAGACGGAGGCGCTTAGCGCACTGGAGCTTTTCTTTTAA
- the alox5ap gene encoding arachidonate 5-lipoxygenase-activating protein isoform X1: protein MLHVITECCVVSLSVFCFFFFSFQLLSSSCTSMWWRTSTCWFWSPSSACCRTVEKECKIHNTHTAVFERVSCASRNCMDAYATFLAVMWCAGLCLSQAPAAFAGLVYLVVRHKYFVGYMGQSSQSTPGYLFGKRILCFLVLMCVVGIFNYVLVCCCGSNYKDYLETITKAASALLLIP, encoded by the exons ATGCTACATGTCATCACagagtgttgtgttgtgtctctcagcgtcttctgcttcttcttcttctccttccagCTGCTCTCCTCATCATGCACGTCAATGTGGTGGAGAACATCTACCTGCTGGTTCTGGTCACCCTCATCAGCGTGCTGCAGAACG GTGGAGAAGGAATGCAAGATTCACAACACGCACACCGCAGTCTTTGAGCGAGTGTCCTGTGCAAG CCGCAACTGCATGGACGCCTACGCCACCTTCCTGGCAGTCATGTGGTGTGCCGGCCTGTGTCTCAGTCAAG CTCCTGCTGCGTTTGCTGGCCTGGTCTACCTGGTGGTCCGCCACAAGTATTTTGTGGGCTACATGGGGCAAAGCTCGCAGag CACTCCAGGCTACCTGTTTGGCAAACGCATCCTGTGCTTCCTGGTGCTAATGTGCGTGGTGGGGATCTTCAACTACGTACTGGTGTGCTGCTGTGGCAGCAACTACAAGGACTACTTGGAGACCATCACCAAGGCTGCTTCTGCTCTGCTGCTCATCCCCTAA
- the alox5ap gene encoding arachidonate 5-lipoxygenase-activating protein isoform X2 — translation MHVNVVENIYLLVLVTLISVLQNAFFALKVEKECKIHNTHTAVFERVSCASRNCMDAYATFLAVMWCAGLCLSQAPAAFAGLVYLVVRHKYFVGYMGQSSQSTPGYLFGKRILCFLVLMCVVGIFNYVLVCCCGSNYKDYLETITKAASALLLIP, via the exons ATGCACGTCAATGTGGTGGAGAACATCTACCTGCTGGTTCTGGTCACCCTCATCAGCGTGCTGCAGAACG CCTTCTTTGCCCTGAAGGTGGAGAAGGAATGCAAGATTCACAACACGCACACCGCAGTCTTTGAGCGAGTGTCCTGTGCAAG CCGCAACTGCATGGACGCCTACGCCACCTTCCTGGCAGTCATGTGGTGTGCCGGCCTGTGTCTCAGTCAAG CTCCTGCTGCGTTTGCTGGCCTGGTCTACCTGGTGGTCCGCCACAAGTATTTTGTGGGCTACATGGGGCAAAGCTCGCAGag CACTCCAGGCTACCTGTTTGGCAAACGCATCCTGTGCTTCCTGGTGCTAATGTGCGTGGTGGGGATCTTCAACTACGTACTGGTGTGCTGCTGTGGCAGCAACTACAAGGACTACTTGGAGACCATCACCAAGGCTGCTTCTGCTCTGCTGCTCATCCCCTAA
- the alox5ap gene encoding arachidonate 5-lipoxygenase-activating protein isoform X3, whose translation MCPAKEEDGVCAVECSHQESRLHRSRNCMDAYATFLAVMWCAGLCLSQAPAAFAGLVYLVVRHKYFVGYMGQSSQSTPGYLFGKRILCFLVLMCVVGIFNYVLVCCCGSNYKDYLETITKAASALLLIP comes from the exons atgtgccctgcgaaagaggaagatggtgtctgtgCGGTGGAATgttcacatcaagaatcacgtcttcaccgaag CCGCAACTGCATGGACGCCTACGCCACCTTCCTGGCAGTCATGTGGTGTGCCGGCCTGTGTCTCAGTCAAG CTCCTGCTGCGTTTGCTGGCCTGGTCTACCTGGTGGTCCGCCACAAGTATTTTGTGGGCTACATGGGGCAAAGCTCGCAGag CACTCCAGGCTACCTGTTTGGCAAACGCATCCTGTGCTTCCTGGTGCTAATGTGCGTGGTGGGGATCTTCAACTACGTACTGGTGTGCTGCTGTGGCAGCAACTACAAGGACTACTTGGAGACCATCACCAAGGCTGCTTCTGCTCTGCTGCTCATCCCCTAA